From Terriglobales bacterium, one genomic window encodes:
- the recR gene encoding recombination mediator RecR, producing MSKFAEPMARLIEELKKLPGVGSKSAQRLAFHILRSEETDAQALAGAIRDVKKKLHLCSVCNNITDVDPCTYCSSPTRNQRLVCVVEEPTNIAAIEKTRHFNGVYHVLHGSISPLHGVGPEHLRISNLMKRIDRGEVDEVIVATNPTVEGEATAVYLSQTIRRPQLKVTRIAMGIPVGSDIEYADEVTMIKAMEGRREI from the coding sequence ATGTCCAAATTTGCCGAGCCGATGGCGCGGCTCATCGAAGAACTGAAGAAACTGCCCGGTGTGGGCTCCAAGAGTGCGCAGCGCCTGGCCTTCCATATCCTGCGCTCCGAGGAGACCGATGCCCAGGCCCTCGCCGGCGCCATCCGCGATGTCAAGAAGAAGCTGCATCTCTGCTCGGTGTGCAACAACATCACCGACGTCGATCCCTGTACCTACTGCTCTAGCCCTACCCGCAACCAGCGGCTGGTGTGCGTGGTGGAGGAACCCACCAACATCGCGGCCATCGAGAAAACCCGTCACTTCAACGGCGTGTACCACGTGCTGCACGGGTCCATCTCGCCGCTGCACGGCGTCGGGCCGGAGCACCTGCGGATCAGCAACCTGATGAAGCGCATCGACCGGGGCGAGGTAGATGAGGTGATCGTGGCCACTAATCCCACGGTCGAAGGCGAGGCCACCGCCGTTTATCTCTCCCAGACCATCCGGCGGCCCCAGCTCAAGGTCACGCGCATCGCCATGGGGATCCCGGTCGGCAGCGACATCGAGTATGCCGACGAAGTCACCATGATCAAGGCCATGGAAGGCCGACGCGAGATCTGA
- a CDS encoding YbaB/EbfC family nucleoid-associated protein, translating into MGGFDPRKLQEMMTAVKQQAEQLQEKLRQTIVEASAGGGTVTVKMNGAKQVLAVTIDPEAVKSGDVEMLQDLVVAAVNEAGRKVDDAMQSSLGGMLGGLQGLL; encoded by the coding sequence ATGGGTGGCTTCGATCCGAGAAAGCTCCAGGAGATGATGACGGCGGTCAAGCAGCAGGCCGAGCAGTTGCAGGAGAAACTGCGCCAGACCATCGTCGAGGCATCGGCCGGCGGGGGCACGGTGACCGTGAAGATGAACGGCGCCAAGCAGGTGCTGGCGGTGACCATCGACCCGGAAGCGGTCAAGTCCGGCGATGTCGAGATGCTGCAGGACTTGGTAGTGGCGGCGGTGAACGAGGCCGGGCGCAAGGTGGACGACGCGATGCAATCGAGCCTGGGCGGAATGCTCGGAGGCTTGCAGGGACTGCTCTGA